ATGCTCTGGAAGCCGTGGAACTCGGGCTCGTGGAAGGGCGAGCGGGCCACGCGGCTCGGCCGGTCCTGGAGGCCCCCGTGGGCGCCGGGCGCCGGTCCCCACAGGCTGGGCATGCGGAAGGGGCCGGGGAACATCGGAGGGTGGAGGGAGCGCATGTGATCGAacacctgagagagacagagggaaaacagagagagagtcggtGCTGTTGTACCTGTCGTACCTCTGCAGGGATGATGGGAAgcgaccaaatgtcctcacagggatagaaagatgaggaaagtgGGGATGGAAATATGTACTGGAAAAGAGTAAATTCAggcaacacttgcagtactgagaaCTTCATATTTATTAACTGCAGGGTTTGGGCCATTCATGAATCGAAcagagaatgcatggtaaattccaattcaattcctggactTGGAATTGGAATTatacccagctctaaggaaacagaactggaattgaattggaacgACAGGAAACATagttgaattccattaaattccatgaaatgcCACTTCTAAGAGAGATTGTCTTGACttataaaataaacattatgaatcaaataaaagagaaTCCAACCAATCAAATACATTcgaataccacctgaaaggtccctttaacattctatgatattcagtattgataatatataacactatctCAGAtagtggtaagaaaaaacaaaaaaacatggaatttcacagaatttcactgAAATTCCAGTTAAATTCCAATTCCGTTTCTCTGGGttttttccaattccaattcctcagttgaattgaaattgatgagttcatccatgaattgaccccaaccctggtcCACTGTTTATCCCCATGGTATACATATACACTAGTACCTTCATACTGTCCAAGAAGATGTTGTCCACGCTGTCGGACACCTCTGAGTATCGCTCCTCCAGGTTCTGGAAGTACTCGTTCTGCCgctgcccctccctctccagaaCATCCATGTTCTCCCCGTTGATCCagatggagaagggagaggTTCTGTTCAGCACCTCCTccagctggagaggagaggagaaaaaaagacctCATCCTCATGTTTCAAATGCTGGAAAGGGGGGACaatgaggaggaagaacaacAACGACAACTGAGTTCCAtccaatgtgtttgtgtgtgtgggatctCCTGACCTGGCGTCCCACCAGTCCGGAGCCGCTGCTGCAGGTTTTGGAGTAGAACTTGATGCAGGTGTTCTTCAGGCAGGGCTTGCACTCCTCCCACAGAGCCTGCATGGTCTCGTtgcacacctcctcctcctgctccagctcgGCCTCCATCTGCTGGGCCGTACGCATCGCCTCCTGCATTCAGACAGAGACGGCATCTTTAAagacccagttcttcttcttctgtggatTCCAGACAAAGCGCAGAGCGTCCCTACCTCCTTCTGCAGCTTGGTCTTCTCCAGCGCGCTGAGGAACTTCTGGTGGTCCTCGGACGACTTCTCCATCACGCTCTTCATCTCCTTCACGCCGTTGATGGCGTTCTCGATCTGCTGGTCCAGGTACTTCTCTCCCAGCAGTGAGATCTCTGTGAAGAAACGTGGATAGTGTGTTTGTgaactgtgtgtatttttttcccgGATTTTTGTCTGCatgtattttcagatttttcgtCTTCTTTCAAgcgtgttctgctgctgttatcTTTCACACCACGCACACATGCTgtaatttatacattttcagacttttcaTTTCTACTTCACAAGTTTGCTGATAGGCAATCCCGCCCTAATAGACCCAGAGACGTGCACTGAGACTTACGGCTGAGGTCTTCCTTAGAGGGAATGACCATGCAGTTGGCTGAGGCCAGCAGAAGAGCCACCACAGCCAGAGACTTTGGCaccttcttcttcatcatcatgatcatcatcaaCATCCTCTCTGACGCTCACGGGGCCAGCAGGCGATGAAGAACAAAACCTGGGAAAACAACACAGATCAGTTCCCTTCAGCACCTAAAGAAGCACCAAACTATTCAGGGTCCAACAGTTTTATGTTTTAAGTTatgtgcagaaaaacaaatggcTGTATATTAGGGGTAAACCaatatattggccttttattaaaaatcagatatcagtcagtcagttgtttgattacatatttaatgtataatgcatcaatactacactggttgtctatgggaaccTTAACCTGAATGTCCTTGTGGGTTAGCATATATAGGTAAAACTAAACGGGAGTTTAAAACTATGATTTGACGATGATGAAAAATCCCCGCTGGCCAGACAATTCAATTCAGCTGGCCATGATATATGTTCCCTTAAATTTCAAGGTATAGAAATGGTACATCCTTTTAAAAGGGGTGGTGATAGGGACAGATTTCTGTTACAGAGGGAAGCATATTGGATTCACACATTACAAACTGAGAGCCCAAA
This genomic stretch from Centroberyx gerrardi isolate f3 chromosome 18, fCenGer3.hap1.cur.20231027, whole genome shotgun sequence harbors:
- the clu gene encoding clusterin, giving the protein MLMMIMMMKKKVPKSLAVVALLLASANCMVIPSKEDLSQISLLGEKYLDQQIENAINGVKEMKSVMEKSSEDHQKFLSALEKTKLQKEEAMRTAQQMEAELEQEEEVCNETMQALWEECKPCLKNTCIKFYSKTCSSGSGLVGRQLEEVLNRTSPFSIWINGENMDVLEREGQRQNEYFQNLEERYSEVSDSVDNIFLDSMKVFDHMRSLHPPMFPGPFRMPSLWGPAPGAHGGLQDRPSRVARSPFHEPEFHGFQSMFLPMMGMARNLFGSMSSMMDMDSDMDGPTAEDGSVNEDVVITKPFGDGRMTCREIRRNSAGCIKLREECQKCKDIQNIDCSGKRPLQGPLKAELEDALALAERFTQEYSTLLKRFEQEMLNTSAILDLFNSQFGWVSALANKTKTKDGIFQVQTVISRDKEEKAGEEKTAGDTNVSVQLFDSPPMTFTVPGDIPWSDPKFSEVVAQEALDRYKETSVVVK